A region from the Microbacterium lacus genome encodes:
- a CDS encoding ABC transporter permease → MTLTQTTGAAAVEAPAKADVRSWKAPIAFAVFTVLYALLILAVPRSGETTFRISTEADALQLPAISAPVGVTIWTVFGLLVLLTVFSAILVRGFRKTPLWLVAAYIVIAIVGFLTWAAAGATIPLAGLLAGAVALAIPLIYGALAGVIGERAGVVNIAIEGQLLAGAFSAAVVSSLTGQPLLGLVAAMFAGVLVAFVLAAFAIRYLVDQVIVGVVLNVLVIGLTSFFYSQVLQPNQALLNSPPRFPRIPIPFLSEIPIIGPVLFRQTIIVYLMYIAVALVWFGMFRTRWGLRLRAVGEHPQAADTVGIKVNPTRFWNVLLAGAIAGLGGTVFTIGNGIAFNKEMTAGAGFIALAAVIFGQWDPFKATLAALLFGFASSLQNTLSVIGSPVPSEFMLMLPYLVTIFVVAGVVGRSRAPAADGVPYIKG, encoded by the coding sequence GAAGGCGCCGATCGCGTTCGCGGTCTTCACCGTTCTCTACGCGCTGCTGATCCTCGCCGTGCCGCGCAGCGGTGAGACGACGTTCCGCATCTCGACCGAGGCTGACGCCCTGCAGCTGCCCGCGATCAGCGCGCCGGTCGGGGTGACGATCTGGACGGTGTTCGGCCTTCTCGTGCTGCTGACGGTCTTCTCGGCCATCCTCGTGCGCGGGTTCCGCAAGACGCCGCTCTGGCTCGTCGCGGCCTACATCGTCATCGCGATCGTCGGGTTCCTCACGTGGGCCGCGGCGGGTGCGACGATCCCGCTCGCCGGTCTCCTGGCCGGCGCGGTGGCCCTCGCGATCCCCCTGATCTACGGGGCTCTCGCCGGCGTGATCGGCGAGCGGGCGGGTGTCGTGAACATCGCGATCGAGGGTCAGCTGCTGGCCGGAGCCTTCAGCGCGGCGGTGGTCTCCTCGCTCACCGGACAGCCGCTGCTCGGTCTCGTCGCGGCGATGTTCGCCGGCGTGCTCGTGGCGTTCGTCCTGGCGGCCTTCGCGATCAGATATCTCGTCGATCAGGTGATCGTCGGTGTCGTCCTGAACGTCCTCGTGATCGGCCTGACGAGCTTCTTCTACTCGCAGGTCCTCCAGCCGAACCAGGCGCTGCTGAACTCCCCGCCGCGGTTCCCGCGCATCCCGATCCCGTTCCTGAGCGAGATCCCGATCATCGGTCCGGTGCTGTTCCGGCAGACGATCATCGTGTACCTCATGTACATCGCGGTCGCGCTCGTCTGGTTCGGGATGTTCCGCACCCGATGGGGCCTGCGTCTGCGCGCCGTCGGTGAGCACCCGCAGGCGGCCGACACCGTCGGTATCAAGGTCAACCCGACCCGGTTCTGGAACGTCCTGCTCGCGGGCGCGATCGCCGGTCTCGGCGGCACGGTCTTCACGATCGGAAACGGCATCGCCTTCAACAAGGAGATGACGGCGGGTGCGGGCTTCATCGCCTTGGCCGCGGTGATCTTCGGCCAGTGGGACCCGTTCAAGGCGACCCTGGCGGCGCTCCTGTTCGGCTTCGCGTCGAGCCTGCAGAACACGCTCAGCGTGATCGGCTCGCCGGTCCCGAGCGAATTCATGCTGATGCTGCCGTACCTGGTGACGATCTTCGTCGTCGCCGGAGTCGTCGGCCGCTCCCGGGCACCTGCCGCGGACGGCGTGCCCTACATCAAGGGATGA
- a CDS encoding cytidine deaminase has product MTDIDWDELRAAATAAKELAYVPYSRFKVGAAALVSDGRIVSGCNIENASYGVTLCAECSLVSDLFMSGGGKLVAFVCVDGQGRTLMPCGRCRQLLYEHAIPGMLLETVSGIRTIDEVLPDAFGPRELEEASR; this is encoded by the coding sequence GTGACCGACATCGACTGGGACGAGCTGCGCGCCGCGGCGACCGCCGCGAAGGAGCTCGCCTACGTCCCCTACTCGCGCTTCAAGGTGGGCGCCGCCGCGCTCGTCTCGGACGGCCGCATCGTGTCGGGCTGCAACATCGAGAACGCCTCGTACGGTGTGACGCTGTGCGCGGAGTGCTCGCTCGTGAGCGACCTGTTCATGTCCGGCGGCGGCAAGCTCGTCGCGTTCGTGTGCGTGGACGGTCAGGGCCGCACGCTCATGCCGTGCGGGCGCTGCCGGCAGCTGCTGTACGAACACGCGATCCCCGGGATGCTGCTGGAGACCGTGTCCGGCATCCGCACGATCGACGAGGTGCTGCCCGACGCGTTCGGTCCGCGCGAGCTCGAAGAGGCGTCGCGGTGA
- a CDS encoding thymidine phosphorylase, producing the protein MTAPEPFDAVDVIRAKRDGGVVPEDALRWMVDAYTRGYVADSQMAAFAMAVLLNGMERSEIRVMTDAMIASGERMSFAGLGKPTVDKHSTGGVGDKITLPLAPLVAAFGVAVPQLSGRGLGHTGGTLDKLESIPGWRAALSNDEMFAQLRDVGAVICAAGSGLAPADKKLYALRDVTGTVEAIPLIASSIMSKKIAEGTDSLVLDVKFGSGAFMRDVDRARELARTMVALGTDSGVATTALLTDMNTPLGRTIGNANEVRESVEVLAGGGPADIVELTVALAREMLALAGQPDADVEAALKDGRAMDAWRAMIIAQDGDPDAALAVARETHTVTAPSAGVVSRLDALPFGVAAWRLGAGRARAQDPVIHAAGIDLHVGLGDPVAAGQPLFTLLADDGSRFARALEALEGSWEIGADAPAARPRVLERITA; encoded by the coding sequence GTGACCGCGCCGGAGCCTTTCGACGCCGTCGACGTCATCCGCGCCAAGCGCGACGGCGGGGTCGTCCCCGAAGACGCTCTGCGCTGGATGGTCGACGCGTACACGCGTGGCTACGTCGCCGATTCGCAGATGGCGGCGTTCGCGATGGCGGTGCTGCTGAACGGCATGGAGCGCTCCGAGATCCGCGTCATGACCGACGCGATGATCGCCTCGGGGGAGCGGATGAGCTTCGCCGGCCTCGGCAAGCCGACGGTCGACAAGCACTCCACCGGCGGCGTCGGCGACAAGATCACCCTCCCGCTCGCGCCGCTCGTGGCGGCCTTCGGTGTCGCAGTGCCGCAGCTGTCGGGCCGCGGTCTCGGCCACACCGGTGGGACGCTCGACAAGCTCGAGTCGATCCCCGGATGGCGCGCGGCACTGAGCAACGACGAGATGTTCGCGCAGCTGCGTGACGTGGGCGCCGTGATCTGCGCCGCGGGCTCCGGTCTCGCTCCCGCCGACAAGAAGCTCTACGCGTTGCGGGACGTCACCGGAACCGTCGAGGCCATCCCCCTCATCGCCTCGAGCATCATGTCCAAGAAGATCGCCGAGGGCACGGATTCGCTCGTGCTGGACGTGAAGTTCGGCTCCGGCGCGTTCATGCGCGACGTCGACCGCGCGCGAGAGCTCGCGCGGACGATGGTGGCGCTCGGCACGGACTCCGGCGTCGCGACGACGGCGCTCCTCACCGACATGAACACGCCGCTCGGGCGCACGATCGGCAACGCGAACGAAGTCCGCGAGTCGGTCGAGGTGCTCGCCGGCGGAGGACCCGCTGACATCGTCGAGCTCACCGTGGCCCTCGCCCGCGAGATGCTGGCCCTCGCGGGACAGCCCGATGCGGACGTCGAGGCGGCACTGAAGGACGGGCGGGCGATGGACGCGTGGCGCGCGATGATCATCGCGCAGGACGGGGATCCGGATGCCGCCCTCGCGGTCGCCCGCGAGACCCACACGGTCACCGCACCGTCTGCCGGTGTCGTGAGCCGGCTGGACGCGCTGCCGTTCGGCGTCGCGGCGTGGCGCCTCGGCGCGGGGCGCGCTCGCGCGCAGGATCCGGTGATCCACGCCGCCGGGATCGACCTGCACGTGGGGCTCGGCGACCCCGTCGCCGCCGGTCAGCCGCTGTTCACCTTGCTCGCCGATGATGGGTCCCGCTTCGCGCGTGCGCTCGAGGCGCTCGAGGGATCCTGGGAGATCGGGGCCGACGCCCCGGCAGCCCGGCCGCGAGTACTCGAACGCATCACCGCCTGA
- a CDS encoding adenosine deaminase: MPIDQHGDTKLQGLSLRGLPKISLHDHLDGGVRPETIIELGDEIGLELPESDGTALADWFAHKSDSGSLVEYLKTFDLTTAVMQTPEGLTRVAREFVEDLAADGVIYGEVRWAPEQHLTRGLSLEEAVDAVQTGIEEGEEAAEDRGHDIRVGQLITAMRHTDRSLEIAKLAVSWRERGAVGFDIAGPEDGFLPSRHRAAFDYLASEFFPTTVHAGEAAGLESIRSAIIDGRALRLGHGVRIAQDLDIISRAGDEVLVQFGDLARWVRDREITLELSPSSNLQTGAVAAWGEELGDHPFDLLYQLGFSVTVNVDNRTMSRTSLTRELALLVDAFEYDLDDLETFQLNAAAGAFLPIEEREELIELIAEGFER; encoded by the coding sequence ATGCCGATCGACCAGCACGGCGACACGAAGCTGCAGGGGCTGTCCCTTCGCGGGCTGCCCAAGATCTCGCTGCACGACCACCTCGACGGCGGAGTGCGGCCCGAGACGATCATCGAGCTCGGTGACGAGATCGGACTCGAGCTGCCCGAGTCGGACGGCACCGCGCTCGCGGACTGGTTCGCGCACAAGAGCGACTCCGGATCGCTCGTGGAGTATCTGAAGACGTTCGACCTGACGACCGCGGTGATGCAGACGCCCGAAGGGCTGACGCGTGTCGCGCGGGAGTTCGTCGAGGACCTCGCCGCGGACGGTGTGATCTACGGCGAGGTGCGCTGGGCGCCCGAGCAGCACCTCACGCGCGGGCTGTCGCTCGAGGAAGCCGTCGATGCCGTGCAGACCGGCATCGAGGAGGGTGAGGAGGCCGCCGAGGACCGCGGTCATGACATCCGTGTCGGGCAGCTGATCACGGCGATGCGTCACACCGACCGGTCGCTGGAGATCGCGAAGCTCGCCGTCTCCTGGCGCGAGCGCGGAGCCGTCGGCTTCGACATCGCGGGGCCCGAGGACGGGTTCCTGCCGTCCCGTCACCGCGCGGCGTTCGACTACCTCGCCTCGGAGTTCTTCCCGACGACCGTGCACGCGGGAGAGGCCGCAGGCCTCGAGTCCATCCGCTCGGCCATCATCGACGGGCGCGCGCTTCGCCTCGGGCACGGCGTGCGCATCGCGCAGGACCTGGATATCATCTCCCGCGCCGGCGACGAGGTGCTCGTGCAGTTCGGAGATCTCGCGCGGTGGGTGCGGGATCGGGAGATCACGCTCGAGCTGTCGCCCTCCTCGAACCTGCAGACCGGCGCGGTCGCGGCGTGGGGTGAGGAGCTCGGCGACCACCCGTTCGATCTGCTGTACCAGCTCGGCTTCTCGGTCACCGTGAACGTGGACAACCGCACGATGAGCCGGACCTCGCTCACGCGCGAGCTGGCGCTCTTGGTCGACGCGTTCGAGTACGACCTGGACGACCTCGAGACCTTCCAGCTCAACGCCGCCGCCGGTGCATTCCTCCCGATCGAGGAGCGGGAGGAGCTTATCGAGCTCATCGCCGAGGGCTTCGAGCGGTAG
- a CDS encoding alpha/beta hydrolase: MTPSAHDPVDVPAPKPRRRGRRILAWVLGSIAALLGIAFVAFLLWANIGVMSAEPDALAAVEDNAALTLTDEGSAWVLAPADGESETGLVFIPGAKVEPVAYAATLAGVAEEGVTVVITKPTLNLAFFDFRPLSDFTALAPGVQDWFVGGHSLGGVRACQLAQDTDGLVLFGSYCANDLSGTDLPVLSISGSEDGLSTPAKIEEAADLLPADTEFVVIEGGNHAGFGAYGPQPGDGEATLTPAEIEEQITAALGPFLLGQ, translated from the coding sequence GTGACCCCGAGCGCACACGATCCCGTCGACGTTCCCGCACCGAAGCCCCGGCGCCGCGGCCGGAGAATCCTCGCGTGGGTGCTCGGCTCGATTGCGGCGCTCCTCGGCATCGCATTCGTGGCGTTCCTCCTGTGGGCGAACATCGGCGTGATGTCCGCCGAGCCGGACGCGTTGGCCGCGGTGGAGGACAACGCCGCGCTCACGTTGACCGATGAAGGATCGGCGTGGGTGCTCGCGCCGGCCGATGGGGAATCCGAGACCGGACTGGTGTTCATCCCCGGTGCGAAAGTCGAGCCCGTCGCCTACGCCGCGACCCTCGCGGGTGTCGCCGAGGAGGGGGTCACTGTGGTGATCACCAAGCCGACGCTGAACCTGGCGTTCTTCGATTTCCGTCCGCTCTCCGATTTCACCGCGCTCGCCCCGGGCGTGCAGGACTGGTTCGTCGGCGGGCACTCCCTCGGCGGAGTGCGGGCGTGCCAGCTCGCCCAGGACACCGACGGTCTCGTGCTCTTCGGCAGCTACTGCGCCAACGACCTGTCGGGCACCGACCTGCCGGTGCTCAGCATCTCGGGCAGCGAGGACGGCCTGTCTACCCCCGCGAAGATCGAGGAGGCCGCCGACCTGCTGCCTGCCGACACCGAATTCGTGGTGATCGAGGGCGGCAACCACGCCGGCTTCGGCGCGTACGGCCCGCAACCCGGCGACGGCGAGGCGACCCTCACGCCCGCGGAGATCGAGGAGCAGATCACCGCCGCGCTCGGCCCGTTCCTGCTCGGGCAGTAA
- a CDS encoding mannitol-1-phosphate 5-dehydrogenase, whose amino-acid sequence MKAVHFGAGNIGRGFVGLLLHEGGYELVFSDVAAPLVDAINAASEYTVHEVGEDSRDTVVTGFRAINSATHPDEVIEEIAGANVLTTAVGPTILKFVAPHVVAALALRDPSSPPLQIMACENAINATDLLRDEVAALAGDAWDALAGRAVFANTAVDRIVPAQPAGGGIDVTVEPFFEWAIERHPFGDDPPTIPGAHFVDDLAPYIERKLFTVNTGHAATAYFGAAAGDETIADALADEATAARVAATLEETSALLVAKHGLDPTELAAYRATILRRFQNPALPDTVWRVGRQPLRKLSRNERFVGPAAEAAERGLSVDSLLAAMGAALAFEDAEDEQSVQLQQLLREQDAASVTASVTGLDESHPLFARVEAVVASRQAELA is encoded by the coding sequence ATGAAGGCCGTTCATTTCGGTGCGGGCAACATCGGCCGAGGGTTCGTCGGACTTCTGCTGCACGAGGGCGGCTACGAGCTCGTCTTCTCGGACGTCGCGGCACCACTCGTGGACGCGATCAACGCCGCGTCCGAATACACCGTGCACGAGGTCGGGGAGGACTCGCGCGACACCGTCGTCACCGGCTTCCGCGCGATCAACAGCGCCACCCACCCCGACGAGGTGATCGAGGAGATCGCGGGCGCCAACGTGCTGACCACCGCGGTCGGACCGACGATCCTGAAGTTCGTCGCCCCGCACGTCGTCGCGGCGCTCGCTCTGCGCGATCCGTCCTCTCCCCCGCTGCAGATCATGGCCTGCGAGAACGCGATCAATGCGACCGACCTGCTGCGCGACGAGGTCGCCGCGCTCGCCGGTGACGCCTGGGACGCCCTGGCGGGACGCGCGGTGTTCGCCAACACCGCCGTCGACCGGATCGTGCCCGCGCAGCCGGCCGGCGGCGGCATCGATGTGACAGTCGAGCCGTTCTTCGAATGGGCGATCGAGCGGCACCCGTTCGGCGACGACCCGCCGACGATCCCCGGCGCGCACTTCGTCGATGATCTGGCGCCCTACATCGAGCGGAAACTCTTCACGGTCAACACCGGTCACGCCGCCACCGCGTACTTCGGGGCCGCCGCCGGTGATGAGACGATTGCCGACGCGCTCGCCGACGAAGCCACCGCCGCCCGCGTCGCGGCCACACTGGAGGAGACCTCGGCACTTCTCGTCGCCAAGCACGGGCTCGACCCGACCGAGCTCGCCGCGTATCGCGCGACGATCCTGCGTCGCTTCCAGAACCCTGCTCTGCCGGACACCGTCTGGCGCGTGGGCCGGCAGCCTCTGCGCAAGCTCAGCCGCAACGAGCGCTTCGTCGGACCGGCGGCCGAAGCGGCCGAACGCGGCCTGTCGGTGGACTCGCTCCTGGCGGCGATGGGGGCGGCCCTCGCGTTCGAGGACGCCGAAGACGAACAGTCGGTGCAGCTGCAGCAGCTTCTGCGGGAGCAGGATGCCGCGTCCGTGACGGCATCCGTCACCGGACTGGATGAGTCGCACCCGCTGTTCGCCCGCGTCGAGGCCGTCGTCGCCTCCCGACAGGCCGAGCTCGCGTAA
- a CDS encoding PTS sugar transporter subunit IIA, translating to MSRDVLSLGQVRIHSGSATREEAMKEAADILEAVGAVTSAYFDAMQQREETVSTYMGNELAIPHGTNETKAAILDSALSVVRYDGGVDWGGEPVTFVIGIAGKGDEHLEILSQIAILFSDEDEVENLKRAQTPEELYRLVSAAGV from the coding sequence ATGTCCCGTGACGTCCTGAGCCTCGGCCAAGTCCGCATCCACTCCGGCAGCGCGACGCGCGAGGAGGCGATGAAGGAGGCCGCCGACATCCTCGAGGCCGTCGGCGCCGTCACCAGCGCCTACTTCGACGCGATGCAGCAGCGCGAGGAGACCGTCTCGACCTACATGGGCAACGAGCTCGCGATCCCGCACGGGACGAACGAGACGAAGGCCGCGATCCTGGACTCCGCGCTCTCGGTCGTCCGCTACGACGGCGGCGTGGACTGGGGCGGCGAGCCCGTCACGTTCGTGATCGGCATCGCCGGCAAGGGCGACGAGCACCTCGAGATCCTCTCGCAGATCGCGATCCTCTTCTCCGACGAGGACGAGGTCGAGAACCTCAAGCGCGCGCAGACGCCCGAGGAGCTCTACCGGCTCGTCTCCGCGGCGGGCGTGTGA
- a CDS encoding PTS mannitol transporter subunit IICB, with protein MTTASAPAKGSNKARVGVQRFGTFLSGMIMPNIPALIAWGIFTAFFIDVGWTPNADLATIVGPFIHYLLPIIIAYTGGNIVYGIRGGVVASIAVMGAIAGSDKLIADFNATLPEGASQLGQVHMFIGAMIMAPLAAYTMKWLDSLWDGKIKAGFEMLVNMFSAGIWGFVMAVVGFYPVAWLVNGLMQTLSNAVNWLVEANLLPLTSILIEPAKVLFLNNAINHGVLTPLGIQQSAEEGSSILFLLEANPGPGLGLLLAFAFFGLGAARASAPGAALIQFVGGIHEVYFPYALMKPITILALIAGGMTGVTTNMLLGGALRAPAAPGSIIAVLAQTASGSYLAVILSVILSATVTFLIAAVILRASRKRDLAAMAATDDAFGAAITQTEAAKGKSSDALGGLRGGAVTSAGGGIDPAVMTERQIKNIVFACDAGMGSSAMGASVLRNKIKKAGIEDVTVVNKAIAALDGSADLVITQNQLTDRARAQTPDAVHISVDNFMNSPRYDEVVELVRDQHGN; from the coding sequence ATGACAACGGCGTCTGCGCCCGCGAAGGGCAGCAACAAGGCGCGTGTGGGAGTCCAGCGCTTCGGCACGTTCCTCTCCGGCATGATCATGCCGAACATCCCCGCGCTGATCGCGTGGGGCATCTTCACCGCGTTCTTCATCGACGTGGGGTGGACTCCGAATGCCGACCTCGCGACGATCGTCGGGCCGTTCATCCACTACCTGCTGCCGATCATCATCGCCTACACCGGCGGCAACATCGTCTACGGCATCCGCGGTGGCGTCGTCGCCTCGATCGCCGTGATGGGCGCGATCGCCGGGTCGGACAAACTGATCGCCGACTTCAACGCGACCCTGCCGGAGGGCGCTTCGCAGCTCGGCCAGGTGCACATGTTCATCGGAGCGATGATCATGGCGCCGCTGGCGGCCTACACCATGAAGTGGCTGGACAGCCTCTGGGACGGCAAGATCAAGGCCGGCTTCGAGATGCTCGTGAACATGTTCTCGGCCGGCATCTGGGGCTTCGTCATGGCCGTCGTCGGGTTCTATCCCGTCGCCTGGCTCGTGAACGGCCTGATGCAGACGCTCAGCAACGCGGTGAACTGGCTCGTCGAGGCGAACCTGCTGCCCTTGACCAGCATCCTGATCGAGCCGGCCAAGGTGCTGTTCCTCAACAACGCGATCAACCACGGCGTGCTCACGCCGCTCGGCATCCAGCAGTCCGCCGAGGAGGGCTCGTCGATCCTGTTCCTGCTCGAGGCGAACCCCGGACCCGGCCTCGGCCTGCTGCTCGCCTTCGCGTTCTTCGGCCTCGGCGCCGCTCGCGCGTCGGCACCCGGAGCGGCGCTGATCCAGTTCGTCGGCGGCATCCACGAGGTGTACTTCCCGTACGCGCTGATGAAGCCGATCACGATCCTGGCGCTGATCGCCGGCGGCATGACCGGTGTGACCACGAACATGCTGCTGGGCGGCGCGCTGCGGGCTCCGGCGGCGCCGGGCAGCATCATCGCCGTGCTGGCTCAGACGGCAAGCGGGTCCTACCTCGCGGTGATCCTGTCCGTCATCCTGTCCGCGACGGTGACCTTCCTGATCGCCGCCGTGATCCTGCGGGCCTCGCGCAAGCGCGACCTTGCCGCGATGGCAGCCACCGACGACGCGTTCGGTGCGGCGATCACGCAGACCGAGGCCGCGAAGGGCAAGTCCTCGGACGCGCTCGGCGGGCTCCGCGGCGGTGCCGTGACCTCGGCGGGCGGCGGTATCGACCCGGCCGTGATGACCGAGCGTCAGATCAAGAACATCGTGTTCGCCTGCGACGCGGGCATGGGTTCGTCGGCCATGGGCGCGAGCGTCCTGCGCAACAAGATCAAGAAGGCCGGCATCGAAGACGTCACCGTGGTCAACAAGGCCATCGCGGCGCTGGACGGATCGGCCGACCTGGTCATCACGCAGAACCAGCTCACCGACCGCGCCCGGGCGCAGACTCCGGATGCGGTGCACATCTCGGTCGACAACTTCATGAACTCGCCGCGGTACGACGAGGTCGTGGAGCTCGTGCGGGATCAGCACGGCAACTAG
- the ptsP gene encoding phosphoenolpyruvate--protein phosphotransferase — protein MTEIRGVGIGLGVAQGPIARMAEPLPAPTDTPSERGTEEETARVREAVAAVARELEQRGIQAGGAARDVLEAQAMMAEDPSLESEIDTRIGAGKTAEFAVHDAFASFRDMLTAMGGYLGERAADLDDVAQRVIARLRGVAAPGVPDPGHPFVLVAKDLAPADTALLDLDKVLGLITTEGGPTSHTAILAREKSIVAIVGAVGAKDLVDGQTVIVDAAAGVVTTDPSAEELERAANRAADRASAASAPLTPGALADGTAVPLLANLGKPEGAEEAVALGAEGVGLFRTEFLFLSSNQAPTVEQQRAAYTKLLAAFPGQKVVVRVLDAGADKPLAFLNDAHEENPALGLRGIRALQASEDILREQLTALAEADAATDADLWVMAPMVATVEEAEYFVEIARDYGIKTAGVMVEVPSSALLADRILAGSDFASIGTNDLTQYTLAADRLLGSVAGFQDPWHPAVLRLIREVGDAGRLHGKPVGICGEAAADPLLAVVLVGLGATSLSMAPTALADVRATLLQYSLDDARVIAEAALAANGAATAREAARSVATTQAAPAAVQS, from the coding sequence ATGACGGAGATCAGAGGAGTCGGAATCGGATTGGGCGTCGCCCAGGGACCGATCGCGCGCATGGCGGAGCCCCTGCCGGCGCCGACTGACACCCCGAGCGAGCGCGGCACCGAGGAGGAGACCGCCCGCGTGCGTGAGGCTGTCGCGGCGGTTGCCCGCGAGCTCGAGCAGCGTGGCATCCAGGCCGGCGGCGCCGCCCGGGACGTCCTCGAGGCGCAGGCGATGATGGCCGAGGACCCGTCCCTGGAGAGCGAGATCGACACCCGCATCGGGGCCGGCAAGACGGCGGAGTTCGCCGTGCACGACGCGTTCGCGAGCTTCCGCGACATGCTCACCGCGATGGGCGGGTACCTCGGCGAGCGCGCCGCCGACCTCGACGACGTGGCCCAGCGGGTCATCGCACGGCTGCGCGGCGTCGCCGCGCCCGGCGTCCCCGACCCCGGGCACCCGTTCGTGCTCGTCGCGAAGGACCTCGCTCCGGCGGACACCGCTCTGCTCGACCTCGACAAGGTGCTCGGACTCATCACGACCGAGGGCGGTCCCACCTCGCACACCGCGATCCTCGCTCGCGAGAAGTCGATCGTCGCGATCGTCGGCGCGGTCGGCGCGAAGGACCTGGTGGATGGGCAGACGGTGATCGTGGATGCCGCCGCCGGGGTCGTCACGACCGACCCGAGCGCCGAGGAACTCGAGCGCGCGGCCAATCGCGCGGCGGATCGCGCATCGGCGGCATCCGCCCCCCTCACTCCGGGGGCGCTCGCCGACGGGACCGCGGTGCCGCTGCTGGCGAACCTGGGCAAGCCCGAGGGGGCGGAGGAAGCCGTCGCACTCGGCGCGGAGGGCGTGGGGCTCTTCCGCACGGAGTTCCTGTTCCTGAGCTCGAATCAGGCGCCCACGGTCGAGCAGCAGCGTGCCGCCTACACGAAGCTCCTCGCGGCGTTCCCCGGTCAGAAGGTCGTCGTGCGCGTGCTGGATGCCGGTGCCGACAAGCCCCTCGCCTTCCTCAACGATGCGCACGAGGAGAACCCCGCCCTGGGGCTTCGGGGAATCCGCGCGCTGCAGGCGAGCGAGGACATCCTGCGCGAGCAGCTGACCGCGCTGGCCGAGGCGGATGCCGCCACCGACGCGGACCTGTGGGTCATGGCGCCGATGGTGGCCACCGTTGAGGAAGCGGAGTACTTCGTCGAGATCGCCCGGGACTACGGCATCAAGACCGCCGGCGTCATGGTGGAGGTGCCCTCCTCTGCGCTGCTGGCCGACCGGATCCTCGCAGGGTCGGACTTCGCGTCGATCGGCACGAACGACCTCACGCAGTACACGCTGGCCGCCGACCGGCTGCTCGGCTCGGTCGCGGGCTTCCAGGACCCGTGGCACCCCGCGGTGCTCCGGCTCATCCGCGAGGTCGGCGACGCCGGGCGCCTGCACGGCAAGCCCGTCGGCATCTGCGGTGAGGCCGCCGCGGACCCGCTCCTGGCGGTCGTGCTCGTCGGTCTCGGAGCGACCTCGCTCTCGATGGCCCCCACGGCGCTCGCCGACGTGCGGGCGACCCTGCTCCAATACTCCCTCGATGATGCCCGAGTCATCGCCGAGGCAGCCCTGGCCGCGAACGGTGCGGCCACCGCCAGGGAGGCGGCTCGCTCCGTCGCCACCACCCAGGCCGCACCCGCGGCCGTGCAGTCCTGA
- a CDS encoding HPr family phosphocarrier protein has protein sequence MPLSTRTVRIGSAHGLHARPAKLFAQAAKEAGIPITIAKDAGAPVNAASILGVIALGIEQGDYITLTADGDDAENTLDHLSELLSTDHDAE, from the coding sequence ATGCCGCTCTCGACCCGCACGGTACGCATCGGCTCGGCCCATGGTCTGCACGCCCGGCCCGCGAAGCTCTTCGCGCAGGCGGCGAAGGAGGCGGGCATCCCGATCACGATCGCGAAGGATGCCGGAGCGCCGGTGAACGCCGCCAGCATCCTGGGGGTGATCGCCCTCGGGATCGAGCAGGGCGACTACATCACCCTGACGGCCGACGGCGACGACGCGGAGAACACGCTGGACCACCTGAGCGAACTGCTCTCGACCGACCACGATGCGGAGTGA
- a CDS encoding PTS sugar transporter, with protein MRILVVCGAGASSTFVAQRVRAAAEHQGLSYTAFAGTASSLATDIDAADVILVGPHLSHALARIEADAARRGTAVVLLPSDIFTDREGTRTLALVQEALASRFDHLARQEQD; from the coding sequence ATGAGGATCCTGGTGGTCTGCGGTGCGGGTGCGTCGAGCACATTCGTCGCTCAGCGAGTGCGCGCAGCGGCTGAGCACCAGGGGCTGTCGTACACCGCCTTCGCCGGCACCGCGTCCTCTCTCGCGACGGACATCGACGCCGCAGACGTGATCCTCGTCGGACCCCATCTGTCTCACGCGCTCGCGCGGATCGAGGCGGACGCGGCGCGGCGAGGGACGGCCGTGGTGCTGCTGCCGTCCGACATCTTCACTGATCGTGAGGGCACGCGAACGCTCGCCCTCGTGCAGGAAGCACTCGCGTCCCGCTTCGACCACCTCGCCCGACAGGAACAGGACTGA